The Puntigrus tetrazona isolate hp1 chromosome 16, ASM1883169v1, whole genome shotgun sequence genome includes a region encoding these proteins:
- the rps19 gene encoding LOW QUALITY PROTEIN: 40S ribosomal protein S19 (The sequence of the model RefSeq protein was modified relative to this genomic sequence to represent the inferred CDS: inserted 3 bases in 2 codons) codes for MPGGGVTVKDVNQQEFVRALAAFLKKSGKLKVPDWVDIVKLAKHKELAPCDENWFYVRAASTVRHLYLRGGVGVXSMTKIYGGRKRNXVCPSHFSVGSKNVARKVLQALEGLKMVEKDPNGGRRLTPQGTRDLDRIAGQVAAASKKS; via the exons ATGCCAGGCGGTGGTGTAACAGTGAAAGACGTCAACCAGCAGGAGTTTGTCCGAGCGCTGGCAGCCTTCCTCAAGAA GTCGGGGAAGCTGAAGGTGCCAGACTGGGTTGATATTGTTAAGCTGGCCAAGCATAAAGAGCTGGCTCCCTGCGACGAAAACTGGTTCTACGTCAGAGCTG CCTCCACAGTGCGTCACCTGTACCTGCGTGGAGGTGTTGGCGT CTCTATGACCAAGATCTACGGCGGGCGTAAGAGGA GTGTATGCCCCTCTCACTTCAGTGTGGGCTCCAAGAACGTTGCCCGTAAAGTGCTCCAGGCCCTCGAGGGACTTAAGATGGTGGAGAAAGACCCCAATGG TGGGCGTAGACTGACCCCTCAGGGCACCAGAGACCTGGACAGAATTGCTGGGCAG GTTGCTGCTGCAAGCAAGAAATCTTGA
- the LOC122360844 gene encoding LOW QUALITY PROTEIN: uncharacterized protein LOC122360844 (The sequence of the model RefSeq protein was modified relative to this genomic sequence to represent the inferred CDS: inserted 2 bases in 2 codons), translating to MCINRSLHASGTLISSQYAPLCIHHFRPGVPNPVPGDLQSSAPTLIKHSGLGTPAFDQGGPILLFVYWGVDKKGVMYAMWLYSLIQCVVAVLVIGVSVRLCLAAAGPETRRWSTSACLKLCLGLVGSVGSVVDAPVSVLLSPRSSQCLYTCIAMVTCPLLLRQFTMCLLLLLTLNTHLQSRLGNRYAGLVARRRVLCSVLLCWVISVIIAFGQFIVSKSSDTWGAAEDDDTAGLGMDEWPEANYTTPALPPKRPYPQDRSVIGQFLPYGGFLSKFLVEDNENFTYAEIHGSHWGVCAPETTLSPVFMVYVYAVTVFVIPLLVLLGVYLDLMCCMPQQVPASSTFSLKRSSVLSRLLALSISLLVMLCLPXHITHALLLFXPSAARPSWTSPTASVLFQMYGLVPPLLFTNTSQQVGSECSLLSAPNLTSRVISSRVKSAGALSVLWKILVALDRN from the exons ATGTGCATCAACCGCAGCCTGCATGCAAGTGGGACTTTGATCAGTTCACAGTATGCCCCTCTCTGCATCCATCACTTTAGACCAGGGGTGCCCAATCCTGTTCCTGGAGATCTccaaagttcagctccaaccctgatcaaacacTCAGGATTGGGCACCCCTGCCTTTGACCAAGGGGGTCCAATCCTGCTCTT tgtttaCTGGGGTGTTGACAAAAAAG GGGTCATGTATGCCATGTGGCTATATTCCCTGATTCAGTGTGTAGTAGCGGTGCTGGTGATCGGAGTGAGTGTGAGGTTGTGCTTGGCTGCAGCTGGTCCAGAGACCAGACGCTGGAGCACATCTGCATGCCTGAAGCTCTGCCTCGGCTTGGTCGGGTCAGTGGGCAGTGTTGTGGACGCTCCTGTGTCTGTGCTGTTAAGCCCGAGGAGCTCCCAGTGCCTGTACACCTGTATCGCTATGGTCACCTGCCCCCTCCTGCTCAGGCAGTTCACCATGTGCCTTCTGCTTCTGCTCACCCTTAATACACACCTGCAGAGCCGCCTGGGGAACAG ATATGCAGGCTTAGTGGCTCGTAGGCGGGTTTTGTGCTCGGTGCTGCTCTGCTGGGTCATTTCAGTGATCATCGCCTTCGGCCAGTTCATCGTTTCCAAGTCTTCCGATACCTGGGGAGCTGCTGAGGATGACGATACGGCTGGACTGGGGATGGATGAATGGCCTGAAGCCAATTATACCACCCCTGCCCTCCCTCCCAAACGTCCATACCCCCAGGACCGCTCCGTAATCGGGCAGTTCTTGCCTTACGGAGGATTTCTTTCCAAGTTCCTGGTGGAGGACAATGAGAACTTCACATATGCTGAGATCCACGGCAGCCATTGGGGCGTCTGTGCCCCTGAAACCACTCTCAGTCCGGTCTTTATGGTGTATGTTTATGCCGTGACAGTGTTCGTTATCCCTTTGTTGGTTCTGTTGGGTGTGTATCTGGACTTGATGTGCTGCATGCCACAGCAGGTTCCAGCGAGCTCAACGTTTTCTCTAAAACGAAGCTCAGTGCTGTCTCGCTTATTGGCTCTTTCTATTTCTCTACTAGTAATGCTTTGCCTGC TGCACATCACCCACGCTTTGTTACTCT GCCCGAGCGCCGCTAGACCCAGCTGGACCTCTCCAACGGCCTCTGTTCTCTTCCAGATGTATGGCCTAGTGCCCCCTCTTCTCTTCACCaacacctctcagcaggtaggCTCAGAGTGCTCCTTGTTATCCGCGCCCAACCTGACCTCGAGGGTTATCTCCTCTCGAGTCAAATCAGCAGGAGCGCTTTCCGTTCTGTGGAAGATTTTAGTCGCCCTGGACCGAAACTGA